From Paenibacillus sp. V4I7, one genomic window encodes:
- a CDS encoding sensor histidine kinase: MGNIALITNNIQIKKKLILSYLLVVFVPVLTVGLLLTESLKDMAIEHAVQQSINNVEKIKKQVEETLKILTDISNKVYFDKQLKALVSKEYESNLEVFRAYSEYTDLTDYMLLYKEISGIRFYTMNATLLENWSIFHLSTSMLKEPWYMDAIENRGKIGWYYIPDQTKQGLNYVSLVRPIYYSNMTLCGMLVITINPQNLHATINQEPFETMILSDQDEVLAAKDQTLVGSSLKQLQLVDSFGSQAIKVEDSNYQGKQVKIINQSIFPENSNNSLRIISVIPLETILKESQHISYIAYWIIFSSLLLSIFFILFFSSAMTKRIGVLIRDIRMVARGDLTHSSVVQGKDEIGQLSHHFNHMVTSIDDLMKRVEEAQREQHALELKQREIKFKMLVNQVNPHFLFNVLETIRMKAVCQEEEEIAYSVKALGKLLRHNLEIGHEAVSLLSEIEMIHIYLEIQKFRFGDKLNYELPNQTEAGGIMILPMLLQPIVENAIIHGIENKIGKGTVSVQIQYEGSTIKLSVSDNGIGIEADKCKEIMATLHNPEDEQGQRIGLRNVHQRIKHYYGAEYGLDLSSHPKLGTRISIIIPIGGKEDV; this comes from the coding sequence ATGGGAAATATCGCGCTAATCACAAACAATATTCAAATAAAGAAGAAGCTGATCCTATCTTATTTATTAGTCGTCTTTGTTCCTGTCTTAACGGTAGGGCTTCTGTTGACGGAATCTTTGAAGGACATGGCAATCGAACATGCCGTGCAGCAGTCTATCAACAATGTTGAGAAAATAAAAAAACAAGTGGAGGAGACACTCAAAATACTGACGGACATTTCTAATAAAGTCTACTTCGATAAACAATTAAAAGCTTTAGTAAGTAAAGAATATGAATCGAACCTTGAAGTATTTCGTGCGTATTCCGAGTATACCGATCTAACCGACTACATGCTTTTATACAAAGAGATTTCCGGAATCCGATTCTACACAATGAATGCAACCTTGCTTGAAAATTGGTCTATTTTTCACTTGAGTACGAGCATGCTTAAAGAACCTTGGTATATGGATGCCATTGAAAACCGCGGCAAAATTGGTTGGTACTATATACCTGATCAAACGAAGCAAGGGCTAAATTATGTAAGTCTTGTAAGGCCTATTTATTATAGCAATATGACCCTCTGCGGTATGTTGGTAATTACTATCAACCCGCAGAACTTGCACGCGACTATTAATCAAGAACCTTTCGAGACCATGATTCTTTCTGATCAAGATGAGGTTCTTGCCGCGAAAGACCAAACCCTTGTCGGCAGCTCGCTTAAGCAGCTCCAGCTAGTCGATTCTTTTGGCAGCCAAGCGATTAAAGTTGAGGATTCGAACTACCAAGGTAAACAAGTGAAAATCATTAATCAATCAATATTCCCAGAAAATAGTAATAATAGCCTTCGTATTATTAGTGTGATTCCATTAGAAACCATATTAAAGGAGTCTCAACACATTAGTTACATCGCGTATTGGATCATATTTAGCAGTCTGCTGTTATCCATATTTTTTATTCTCTTTTTTTCAAGTGCTATGACGAAGCGGATTGGTGTTTTGATCCGAGATATTCGAATGGTAGCCAGGGGGGATTTAACACATAGCTCGGTTGTTCAAGGCAAGGATGAGATCGGACAGCTCTCGCATCATTTTAATCATATGGTAACCAGCATTGATGATCTCATGAAACGGGTCGAGGAAGCTCAGCGAGAGCAGCATGCGCTTGAGCTCAAGCAAAGGGAGATTAAATTTAAAATGCTTGTTAACCAAGTGAATCCACATTTTCTGTTTAATGTACTAGAGACGATTCGAATGAAAGCCGTTTGTCAGGAGGAAGAGGAAATTGCCTACTCTGTTAAGGCGCTTGGAAAGCTTCTTCGTCATAATCTGGAAATTGGGCATGAAGCCGTTTCACTGTTATCCGAGATTGAAATGATACACATCTATTTAGAAATTCAGAAATTCCGATTTGGCGATAAGCTCAATTATGAATTGCCTAATCAGACGGAAGCTGGGGGAATTATGATACTTCCCATGCTTTTACAGCCTATTGTAGAGAATGCCATTATTCATGGTATCGAAAATAAGATCGGAAAAGGGACAGTAAGCGTCCAAATCCAATATGAGGGTTCTACGATTAAACTTAGTGTAAGCGATAACGGGATTGGCATAGAGGCGGATAAATGCAAGGAGATTATGGCTACCCTCCATAATCCAGAGGATGAACAAGGTCAGCGGATTGGTTTGCGCAACGTTCATCAGAGGATCAAACACTACTATGGGGCTGAATATGGATTAGATCTAAGCAGCCACCCCAAATTAGGAACGAGGATCAGTATCATCATACCTATTGGAGGGAAAGAAGATGTATAA
- a CDS encoding response regulator has product MYKLIIIDDEPMIRQGLRKIIDWKSFDIEICGEADNGLEGLQLCKDINPDVVIVDIRMPGMDGLRLIEEARLHGLQSDFIILSGYSEFSYAQKATEYGVRCYLLKPIEETELLTRINDLCEIWKKRTREQEQLQSSTQLIIQHKLQHLLFRESVSDGNDEEHTLLSSHLGLPWNTYQMILIESELQQWEPEGMTYLSEHLNRHMIKHHRGVVFPIGKYMGILCEEIDPYLELDLYLSEAQEAMDLELVVAIGPNVNHFNQIGKSYQYAYEWMKKKFLSERKGSILTPLPVQVPVITIDLSAFSIGSFADHTSKAIVAGNQDLLLDILTDAESAMLQLGWYEKQIKASYISMYVELIKLLTDIEERMKAHLPTLNEIVKAIDNQRTMQDLRALVEKELLGICEHWAKEKRNNNFNSILDYISTQYCSEINLEMLAKLFHYNSSYLGKLFKSQTGESFNTYLDRIRMDKAKQLLIDDYRVYEVAEMVGYANVDYFHLKFKKAIGESPTMYREKWKTKT; this is encoded by the coding sequence ATGTATAAACTAATCATAATTGATGATGAACCCATGATTCGTCAAGGATTGAGGAAAATTATTGACTGGAAGTCCTTCGATATTGAGATTTGCGGTGAAGCGGATAACGGCTTGGAGGGACTTCAGCTGTGTAAGGATATCAATCCTGATGTGGTGATCGTTGATATTAGAATGCCCGGTATGGACGGATTACGGCTTATCGAAGAGGCCAGGCTGCATGGACTACAGAGTGATTTCATCATTTTAAGTGGTTACTCCGAATTTTCCTACGCACAAAAAGCTACTGAATATGGTGTCCGTTGTTATTTACTGAAACCGATTGAGGAGACAGAGCTGCTTACTCGCATAAATGATTTATGTGAGATATGGAAAAAGCGGACCAGAGAACAGGAGCAGCTGCAATCTTCTACACAACTTATTATTCAACATAAGCTTCAACACTTGCTGTTCCGGGAGAGCGTTTCTGATGGAAATGATGAAGAACACACTCTTTTATCGTCGCATCTCGGGCTTCCGTGGAACACCTACCAAATGATTTTGATCGAATCGGAGCTCCAACAATGGGAGCCTGAGGGTATGACATACCTATCTGAGCATTTAAACAGACATATGATCAAACACCATAGAGGTGTCGTTTTTCCCATTGGAAAGTACATGGGGATATTGTGCGAGGAAATAGATCCTTATTTGGAGCTTGATCTTTATTTATCTGAGGCTCAAGAGGCAATGGACTTGGAGCTAGTTGTTGCCATTGGGCCAAACGTGAACCACTTTAACCAGATAGGTAAGTCATATCAATATGCCTACGAATGGATGAAGAAGAAATTCCTTTCTGAGAGAAAGGGCAGCATTCTTACCCCTCTTCCTGTTCAGGTTCCTGTTATAACCATCGATCTCTCAGCTTTTTCAATTGGGAGTTTTGCCGATCATACCTCAAAAGCGATTGTTGCGGGTAATCAAGACCTGCTATTGGATATATTGACGGATGCTGAATCCGCAATGCTGCAGCTTGGATGGTATGAAAAACAAATCAAAGCCAGCTATATCTCCATGTACGTAGAATTGATAAAGCTCCTAACCGACATAGAGGAACGGATGAAAGCCCATTTGCCTACGTTAAATGAGATCGTTAAGGCTATTGATAATCAGAGAACTATGCAAGATTTACGAGCCTTAGTCGAAAAGGAGCTGCTTGGCATTTGCGAGCATTGGGCTAAAGAAAAAAGAAATAACAACTTCAATAGTATTCTCGATTATATCTCTACGCAATATTGCTCGGAGATCAACTTAGAAATGTTGGCGAAATTATTTCATTACAACAGCTCTTATTTAGGCAAATTGTTTAAAAGTCAGACAGGTGAATCGTTCAATACCTACTTGGATCGGATTCGAATGGATAAAGCCAAGCAGCTACTAATTGATGACTATAGAGTGTATGAAGTAGCTGAAATGGTAGGCTATGCGAATGTCGATTACTTTCACTTGAAATTTAAGAAAGCGATTGGAGAATCACCGACGATGTACCGGGAAAAATGGAAAACAAAAACGTGA
- a CDS encoding sugar ABC transporter permease, producing METRSQPHIAASIGRKKSKWNTIIEQRYLFLMSLPFVIWLFIFNYVPIWGWTMAFQKYKPGKSFSEQTWVGFDNFVQLFQEPHFYLVLRNTLAMSSMSLVVGYTVPIVFAILLNEIRLMAFKRTMQTISYLPHFVSWVVVAGIVTKMLSTDGGIVNEILVGLHIIDKPIQFMAQGHMFWGIVTLSDLWKEMGWNSIIYLAAIAGIDPEQYEAAKVDGAGRFRRMWHITLPGIRPTIMVMMVLSIGWLTSIGFEKQYLLGNAIVQDYAEVLDLYVLNYGIKLARFSFGTAVGIVNTIVAITLLLTSNWLFKRWTKESVI from the coding sequence ATGGAAACCAGGAGTCAACCTCATATCGCTGCTTCAATTGGAAGGAAGAAATCAAAGTGGAACACCATCATTGAACAGCGGTATCTATTTCTCATGTCGCTGCCGTTTGTCATTTGGCTTTTCATTTTCAATTACGTTCCTATTTGGGGATGGACGATGGCCTTTCAGAAGTACAAACCTGGTAAATCGTTCAGCGAGCAAACCTGGGTTGGATTCGATAACTTTGTGCAGCTTTTTCAAGAGCCGCACTTCTACCTGGTCCTGCGGAATACGCTTGCTATGAGTTCTATGAGTTTGGTCGTAGGATATACGGTTCCCATTGTGTTCGCTATTTTACTTAATGAAATTCGTCTAATGGCGTTTAAGCGAACGATGCAAACGATCTCCTATTTACCGCATTTTGTATCATGGGTCGTTGTGGCTGGCATCGTAACGAAGATGTTATCAACAGACGGCGGTATCGTTAACGAAATTTTGGTTGGTCTTCATATTATCGATAAACCGATTCAGTTTATGGCGCAAGGACATATGTTCTGGGGCATAGTCACGTTGTCTGATCTCTGGAAAGAGATGGGGTGGAATTCAATTATATATTTAGCTGCAATAGCAGGCATTGATCCGGAGCAATATGAAGCCGCCAAGGTAGACGGAGCTGGGAGATTTCGACGTATGTGGCACATTACGCTCCCTGGGATTCGTCCTACCATTATGGTCATGATGGTACTCTCTATCGGGTGGTTAACCAGCATCGGTTTTGAGAAGCAATATTTGCTCGGTAACGCTATTGTACAAGATTACGCAGAAGTTCTTGATCTTTATGTACTGAACTACGGAATAAAGCTTGCGCGCTTTTCATTCGGTACAGCCGTGGGGATTGTCAATACTATCGTCGCGATTACACTGCTTCTGACGTCTAATTGGTTATTCAAGCGTTGGACAAAAGAAAGCGTTATATAG
- a CDS encoding carbohydrate ABC transporter permease encodes MVMVGIVTIYPFWNILAISFNEAMDSVRGGIYLWPRVFTWENYKQIFMYNNLIVAFQNSVLRTVIGTVLGVFSSAMVAYVLSRKDFIARKQMSLIFVLTLYFSGGIIPVYMLMRDLHLMNSFWVYILPGLVSAWNIFIIRSFMDGLPISLQESAKLEGANDMTIFFKIILPLCKPVLATIALFIAVGQWNSWFDTFLYNSNSEHLSTLQYELMKILANTTAGSNNADLARSSNPGISAQVSPESIRASITIVATLPILIVYPFLQKYFVKGLTLGAVKA; translated from the coding sequence ATGGTTATGGTCGGTATCGTAACGATCTATCCCTTTTGGAACATTCTTGCGATCTCTTTCAATGAAGCGATGGATAGTGTTCGAGGTGGCATTTATCTTTGGCCTCGCGTATTCACATGGGAAAACTACAAGCAGATATTTATGTACAACAATCTGATTGTTGCTTTCCAGAATTCCGTGCTTCGCACAGTTATAGGAACCGTACTTGGTGTATTTAGCTCAGCGATGGTTGCTTACGTTTTAAGTCGTAAAGATTTTATTGCCAGAAAGCAAATGTCCTTGATCTTTGTACTTACCTTGTATTTCTCTGGGGGCATAATTCCTGTTTACATGTTAATGAGAGATCTGCATTTAATGAATTCGTTCTGGGTTTATATCTTACCGGGACTTGTCAGTGCATGGAATATATTCATCATCCGTTCTTTCATGGACGGGCTGCCGATCAGTTTACAGGAATCGGCAAAGCTAGAAGGTGCGAACGACATGACGATCTTTTTCAAAATCATATTACCGCTTTGCAAACCTGTACTCGCGACCATAGCTTTATTTATCGCTGTTGGACAGTGGAATTCATGGTTCGATACATTCTTGTACAATAGTAACTCCGAGCACTTATCTACATTGCAATATGAATTAATGAAAATATTGGCGAACACGACAGCAGGTTCCAACAACGCTGATCTTGCACGAAGCTCAAATCCAGGGATCTCCGCTCAGGTATCACCGGAATCTATACGGGCTTCTATTACAATAGTCGCTACGCTGCCAATTTTGATTGTCTATCCGTTTCTCCAAAAATACTTTGTCAAAGGGTTAACTTTGGGGGCCGTTAAGGCGTGA
- a CDS encoding ABC transporter substrate-binding protein: MKKSRKMMALTLVAALTLTGCSMMSENSKDTETVANSAAKDDKSPITITMFSADQNTNYENMQSPVGKRITELTGVTLKIDYPVGDPKQKVALMSASGEYPDLIFAKNDSNIIADAGGFVDLAPLIDKYGPNLKKLYGDYLKRLKWSKDDKAIYYLGTFGVNEQQWEPKDGFQLQHQVVKELGYPKLKTLNDYENAIKAFKEKHPTIDGKPTLGLSLLADDWRIAQSVTNPAVFATGGSDDGEWYIDEKTQKPVLHLTRPEEKEYFKWLNHMNDIGLLDPESFVQKYDQYKAKIASGRVLAIIDSKWQYSEAEQSLKQAGKSELTYGMYPITLNESFKNKNFQSAGYSAGWGVAISKSAKDPVRIIKFLDWLASDEAQILNNWGIEGVNYKIENGKRVIPKEEMDQRVKDPQYGKKTGIGVYGYPFSQHGDGVKDPSGQTYTIKSEQQIIDGYTTVEKEVLAKYNAKMWQDLYPKASEFPSKPWGAAWQINIPQDTDGAIIFQKALELSRKRIPELIMASPKKFDELWESFQKELEQAGVKKLETQFDALLKERIKMWNE, translated from the coding sequence ATGAAGAAGAGCAGAAAAATGATGGCGTTAACTTTGGTTGCTGCATTGACTTTGACAGGCTGTAGTATGATGAGTGAAAATTCAAAAGACACAGAGACAGTGGCGAATTCGGCCGCCAAAGATGACAAGTCTCCAATCACAATAACCATGTTTAGTGCAGATCAAAACACGAACTATGAGAACATGCAAAGCCCGGTCGGCAAAAGGATTACAGAATTAACCGGCGTTACCCTCAAAATCGATTATCCGGTTGGGGATCCGAAACAAAAGGTAGCCCTAATGTCGGCAAGCGGGGAATATCCTGATCTGATTTTTGCGAAAAATGATTCAAATATTATCGCAGATGCTGGCGGGTTCGTTGATCTTGCTCCGCTGATTGATAAATATGGCCCCAATCTCAAAAAACTGTATGGCGATTACTTGAAGCGATTGAAGTGGAGTAAGGATGATAAAGCCATTTACTATCTAGGTACATTCGGTGTCAACGAACAGCAATGGGAGCCTAAAGATGGTTTTCAACTGCAGCATCAGGTTGTCAAAGAACTTGGTTATCCTAAACTAAAAACGCTGAACGATTATGAGAATGCCATTAAAGCCTTTAAAGAAAAACACCCTACAATTGATGGGAAACCGACGTTAGGACTATCGTTACTCGCTGATGATTGGCGGATAGCCCAATCGGTTACGAATCCAGCCGTATTCGCAACCGGAGGTTCTGACGACGGGGAATGGTACATCGATGAGAAAACACAAAAACCGGTGCTCCATTTAACGCGCCCTGAAGAAAAAGAATACTTCAAATGGCTCAATCACATGAATGATATTGGTCTTTTGGATCCAGAAAGCTTTGTTCAGAAATACGATCAATATAAAGCGAAAATTGCTTCCGGTCGTGTGCTCGCTATAATCGATTCCAAATGGCAGTATTCAGAGGCAGAACAATCTTTGAAGCAAGCAGGAAAAAGTGAACTTACGTATGGCATGTATCCCATTACATTAAATGAAAGCTTTAAGAACAAAAACTTCCAAAGTGCAGGTTACTCAGCGGGTTGGGGTGTTGCCATTTCCAAATCTGCTAAAGATCCGGTGCGTATTATCAAATTCTTGGATTGGTTAGCTTCTGATGAAGCTCAAATTTTAAACAACTGGGGAATTGAAGGAGTTAACTACAAAATCGAGAATGGCAAACGAGTCATTCCGAAGGAAGAAATGGATCAACGTGTGAAGGACCCTCAATATGGGAAGAAAACGGGAATTGGCGTATATGGATATCCATTCTCGCAGCACGGGGATGGTGTGAAGGATCCTTCTGGCCAAACGTATACGATTAAAAGTGAGCAGCAAATTATTGACGGTTATACAACGGTAGAGAAAGAGGTCCTTGCCAAGTACAATGCGAAGATGTGGCAGGATCTTTACCCTAAAGCTTCTGAATTCCCAAGTAAACCTTGGGGGGCTGCTTGGCAAATCAATATTCCTCAAGACACTGATGGTGCAATTATCTTCCAAAAAGCTTTGGAGCTGTCTAGAAAGCGAATTCCGGAACTCATTATGGCGAGTCCGAAAAAGTTCGACGAGTTATGGGAATCGTTCCAAAAAGAACTGGAGCAAGCAGGGGTGAAGAAATTGGAAACGCAATTTGATGCTCTCCTCAAAGAGCGTATTAAGATGTGGAACGAATAG
- a CDS encoding AraC family transcriptional regulator, with the protein MRSLSFLSKMTIFGFLLSTLPVIFIGAFAFVTSSSEIQKNVNEGKMQLITQINSNVEQKLTTVNHTLNQVINSTVLKKAMDMPLTVNDFMMYDDLRSEIRYMQSFDTKLEDVILINARENWMIKNSGLYRYDSYPYHDKLMTLMNTQENSVWTLNPSKWFFTEENARSVTCEYSISLVKKLPTTGLEKYGLALANIPACSLQDLIKNDTEHLDDILIMDEQNRILMHPDASLIGKSITEAGLTDLKQLEAPMGQFSADINEKPYSVSFLRSNLNNWTYLSLTSIDSLTKESSKIGTYTIYVCVLMLLLSMVLAWIGSRKMYSPIQLLLNQIGGLVTVNQKRKANEFQMISEHVHTLFQSKSQLEREVHQHIGQVRTFFLIKAFQGHIKQSELLEKLAQFGYNKHIEEWKTMSVITMQIDSIDNTRYEKRDMELLLFAVHNMIEELIPSHQRLAPIIIDQTVVTLIGSADSEEAAFRDTVYALTEQMQQHIYSFLNLHVSIGMSLPIQAFSQMSIAYREGLEALKHRIKLGEGIIIQYENINSGKHYLNLNYPKPIENELIDAIKLAEKDKSKELLKQLLQAVFAAPLTPQEYQIPLARLLNNLLMVMQESGISLNQIHPNKGSLFEELLNLHMTAEIEDWFWTEVIHPLIRIYRDRQDAQYHNISEKIIDLVQHYYDTDLTLEECASRLHYNANYLSSIFRKETNCSFSDYLSTYRFNMAKKWLSETDMPIKDISSKLRYNNSQNFIRSFRKQEGLTPGQYRDKKKEGSAPSG; encoded by the coding sequence ATGCGCTCTTTAAGTTTCCTTAGCAAAATGACCATATTTGGGTTCCTGCTCAGCACGCTGCCCGTTATCTTCATCGGTGCTTTCGCCTTCGTCACCTCGTCGAGCGAAATTCAAAAGAATGTCAACGAAGGTAAAATGCAGCTGATCACCCAAATCAACTCCAATGTAGAGCAGAAATTAACGACTGTCAACCATACACTTAATCAGGTCATCAACTCTACCGTGCTCAAAAAGGCGATGGATATGCCCCTAACTGTAAACGATTTCATGATGTATGATGATCTGCGCAGCGAAATTCGATATATGCAATCTTTTGATACCAAGCTGGAAGATGTCATCTTGATCAATGCCAGGGAAAACTGGATGATCAAGAATTCGGGCTTGTACCGTTATGACAGCTACCCTTATCACGATAAGCTTATGACCTTGATGAACACGCAGGAGAACAGTGTATGGACACTTAATCCATCCAAGTGGTTTTTCACGGAAGAAAATGCGCGAAGCGTTACCTGTGAGTACAGTATTTCTCTAGTTAAAAAGCTGCCCACCACCGGCCTGGAGAAATATGGCTTGGCTCTGGCTAACATTCCTGCCTGCAGCCTGCAGGATCTGATTAAAAATGATACCGAGCATCTGGATGACATCCTGATTATGGATGAACAAAATCGGATTCTCATGCATCCGGATGCAAGCCTCATCGGTAAATCCATTACGGAAGCTGGGCTTACAGATTTGAAGCAGTTAGAGGCGCCAATGGGCCAGTTCTCAGCGGATATTAACGAGAAGCCTTATTCCGTCAGCTTCCTGCGTTCAAATCTCAACAACTGGACCTATTTATCCTTAACCTCCATCGACAGTTTGACAAAGGAATCAAGTAAAATCGGAACCTATACGATCTATGTATGCGTCCTGATGCTGCTACTCTCCATGGTCTTGGCTTGGATTGGCTCGCGCAAAATGTATTCGCCGATCCAGCTCCTTTTGAACCAAATCGGAGGGCTTGTGACCGTGAATCAGAAGCGGAAGGCCAACGAGTTCCAAATGATCAGCGAGCATGTCCATACCTTGTTCCAATCGAAGTCCCAACTGGAAAGAGAAGTCCACCAGCATATCGGCCAGGTACGGACATTTTTCTTAATCAAGGCTTTTCAAGGGCATATCAAACAGAGCGAGCTGCTGGAGAAGTTGGCACAGTTCGGCTATAACAAGCACATTGAAGAGTGGAAAACGATGTCTGTGATCACGATGCAGATCGATTCAATCGACAATACGCGTTACGAAAAACGGGATATGGAGCTGCTGCTCTTCGCTGTGCACAATATGATCGAGGAACTGATTCCTTCGCACCAGCGTCTCGCTCCCATCATTATTGACCAGACCGTGGTCACCTTGATTGGAAGTGCCGATAGCGAAGAAGCTGCCTTTCGCGATACGGTATATGCACTAACCGAGCAGATGCAGCAGCATATCTATAGCTTCCTGAATCTCCACGTTAGCATTGGGATGAGCCTCCCGATTCAAGCTTTCTCGCAGATGTCGATTGCCTATCGGGAAGGTCTGGAGGCTTTGAAGCATCGCATTAAGCTGGGTGAGGGCATCATCATTCAATATGAAAATATTAACTCAGGGAAGCATTACTTGAATTTAAACTATCCGAAGCCGATCGAAAATGAATTGATTGATGCGATCAAGCTTGCCGAGAAGGATAAGTCCAAAGAGCTGCTGAAGCAGCTCCTGCAAGCGGTATTCGCGGCTCCACTAACACCGCAAGAATATCAAATTCCATTGGCACGGCTGCTCAACAACCTGCTTATGGTGATGCAGGAATCCGGAATCAGCTTGAATCAGATTCATCCGAACAAAGGGTCCCTCTTCGAGGAGCTCCTGAATTTGCATATGACAGCCGAAATCGAGGACTGGTTCTGGACAGAGGTCATTCACCCGCTGATTCGCATTTATCGCGACCGGCAGGATGCCCAGTACCACAACATTTCCGAGAAGATTATTGATCTCGTGCAGCACTATTACGACACCGACCTGACGCTTGAGGAGTGCGCTTCCCGGCTGCATTATAACGCGAATTATTTGAGCAGTATTTTCCGCAAAGAAACGAACTGTTCCTTCAGCGACTACTTGTCGACCTACCGGTTCAATATGGCTAAGAAATGGCTGTCCGAAACCGATATGCCGATCAAGGATATCTCTTCCAAGCTGCGCTATAACAATTCGCAAAACTTCATTCGTTCGTTCCGCAAGCAAGAAGGATTAACCCCCGGCCAATATCGGGACAAAAAGAAAGAAGGCTCGGCACCTAGTGGGTAG
- a CDS encoding extracellular solute-binding protein, giving the protein MRTSLYGKGFKLFGLFLIGLLMVALISACQKNSSKKTDDVNGNRPVISIMAPLHFPHPPIPELVQEIESRTQTKLELNWVPDGIYTDKMNTALTTNSLKKATYVKYTDYMLMKNSIRSGAFWDIGPYLAAYPNLKQLNKEILGQAAVDGKIYGLYTERPSSRQGIIIREDWLNNLKLAKPTNLDELYQVLKAFTFGDPDLNGKVDTIGLTDRNDLVFGAFKTISSYFGTPNNWGTDGAGKLVPEFETQAYVDTMNYMKKLYDEKLINADFAVTSKEVQRDKLIRGIAGVYIGSMQDVQRLSDEAQRMNPKVKLTLVNHIEGPMGFKIWSIPNYSALYLFSKKAIRTEAELKQVLQFFDRSMDKDVANLMKYGLEGRHYKAKGDQVQLSEETSKLRVNEVNALYALMIADLNNPKVMRVSESESLSQLADRLSLDNEKNVVKDPTVGLESKTYDERGVELYKIVSDATYNYILGKLDKAAFQQEIERWKRNGGGQMIREYNEAYGKRG; this is encoded by the coding sequence ATGAGAACAAGTTTATATGGCAAGGGTTTCAAACTTTTTGGTCTCTTTTTGATAGGGCTGTTGATGGTTGCTTTGATCAGTGCTTGTCAGAAGAATAGCTCGAAAAAGACAGATGATGTAAACGGCAACCGCCCCGTTATATCAATCATGGCACCGCTTCATTTTCCGCATCCGCCCATCCCTGAACTCGTTCAGGAAATTGAGAGTCGCACACAAACGAAGCTGGAATTGAACTGGGTTCCGGACGGCATATATACCGATAAAATGAACACCGCGCTCACCACAAACTCTTTGAAAAAAGCAACCTATGTAAAATATACGGACTATATGCTGATGAAAAATTCGATCCGTTCCGGCGCGTTCTGGGATATTGGACCTTACTTGGCGGCGTATCCGAATCTGAAACAGCTGAACAAGGAAATTTTGGGACAGGCAGCTGTCGATGGCAAAATCTATGGCTTGTACACCGAGCGGCCCTCCTCTCGTCAGGGCATTATTATTCGTGAGGATTGGCTGAACAATCTGAAGCTGGCTAAGCCGACGAATCTGGATGAGCTGTATCAGGTATTAAAAGCTTTCACGTTCGGCGATCCTGATCTGAATGGCAAGGTAGATACCATCGGTCTGACGGACCGGAATGATTTGGTGTTTGGCGCGTTCAAAACGATCAGCTCTTATTTCGGTACTCCGAATAACTGGGGTACTGATGGCGCTGGGAAGCTAGTACCTGAGTTCGAAACCCAGGCCTACGTGGACACGATGAACTATATGAAGAAACTGTATGATGAGAAGCTGATTAATGCCGATTTCGCAGTTACCAGTAAGGAAGTTCAGCGCGATAAACTCATTCGCGGCATTGCGGGCGTCTATATTGGCAGCATGCAGGACGTGCAGCGTCTTTCAGATGAAGCTCAGCGCATGAATCCGAAGGTGAAACTCACGCTCGTGAACCATATCGAAGGCCCAATGGGTTTTAAAATTTGGTCGATTCCCAATTATAGTGCGCTTTACCTGTTCTCGAAAAAAGCGATTCGTACCGAAGCGGAATTGAAGCAGGTGCTGCAATTTTTCGATCGTTCGATGGATAAAGATGTCGCCAACTTGATGAAGTACGGGCTGGAGGGGCGTCATTACAAAGCCAAAGGGGATCAAGTTCAACTCTCGGAAGAGACCTCGAAACTCCGTGTGAATGAGGTGAATGCGCTATATGCACTCATGATTGCCGATCTGAACAATCCGAAGGTCATGCGCGTTTCGGAGAGCGAGTCTCTGTCACAGCTCGCGGACCGGCTGAGCTTGGACAACGAGAAAAACGTCGTCAAAGACCCGACCGTTGGTCTGGAGTCGAAGACCTACGACGAGCGAGGCGTCGAATTGTACAAAATTGTATCTGACGCTACGTACAATTACATCTTGGGGAAACTGGACAAAGCCGCATTCCAGCAAGAAATTGAGCGCTGGAAGCGAAATGGCGGCGGTCAGATGATAAGAGAGTACAACGAGGCTTATGGTAAGCGAGGTTGA